A window of the Chloroflexus sp. Y-396-1 genome harbors these coding sequences:
- a CDS encoding response regulator transcription factor: MKQRILIVDDDPGIVTAIMPSLKAQEYDIAVAHDGDHALSLFTQLAPDLVLLDLVMPSLHGIAVCQRIRQQSSTPIIVVSVKGAEADIVTALDNGADDYLVKPFRLSELLARIRAVLRRGRSEQTVIQCADLVIDTSRRLVQRQGQIVSLTPIEYAVLAELVTHRNGVVTARQIVQRVWGPQYIDSTDYVKGVIRRLRVKLEPDPSHPRYILTEPHVGYRFNHGE, from the coding sequence ATGAAGCAGCGTATCCTCATTGTTGATGACGATCCGGGGATTGTGACCGCAATTATGCCCTCCTTGAAAGCGCAAGAGTATGACATCGCGGTCGCACACGACGGTGATCATGCACTTTCCTTATTTACTCAGCTTGCACCCGATCTCGTATTGCTTGATCTCGTTATGCCATCACTCCATGGCATAGCCGTTTGTCAGCGAATCCGTCAGCAAAGCTCAACCCCGATCATTGTTGTCAGTGTGAAAGGTGCTGAAGCCGACATCGTGACCGCTCTCGATAACGGTGCTGACGATTATCTGGTAAAACCATTTCGATTGAGTGAGCTACTTGCACGGATTCGAGCTGTTTTGCGTCGTGGACGTAGTGAGCAGACCGTGATTCAATGTGCTGATTTGGTGATTGATACAAGCCGTCGCCTGGTACAACGGCAGGGGCAAATAGTTAGCTTAACGCCAATTGAATATGCAGTGTTGGCCGAATTAGTGACTCACCGCAATGGTGTAGTTACAGCACGCCAGATCGTACAACGGGTGTGGGGTCCTCAGTATATCGACTCAACTGACTATGTCAAAGGCGTCATTCGACGTTTACGAGTCAAATTAGAGCCAGATCCCTCGCACCCGCGTTATATCCTTACCGAACCACATGTTGGATACCGGTTCAATCACGGTGAGTAG
- a CDS encoding NAD(P)-dependent oxidoreductase — translation MTIALFGLGLMGRPMARTLLAAGFNIIGWNRSPLDPSLTEGIPLATTLAEAAQAETLILMLSDSAAVDEMLRRLEPLLQPGQLVIDMGSSDPLHSKAHATRLAERGIGWVDAPVSGGPEGAAAGTLAIMVGGTTEHVNRAQPILRALGRPTHVGPPGAGHTAKVINQLIVGLTIQAVAEAIVLAEAYGVDPALLRVALAGGFADSKILQIHGARMAERRYVPGGKVTTQLKDLRLAATMAQAAGVELPHLADTIARYELLVERGLGELDHSALHILLTGE, via the coding sequence ATGACTATCGCATTATTTGGTCTGGGGTTAATGGGTCGGCCAATGGCGCGCACATTATTGGCTGCCGGATTTAACATCATCGGCTGGAATCGTTCACCACTTGATCCATCGTTAACCGAAGGGATCCCACTGGCTACCACCCTCGCCGAAGCGGCACAGGCCGAGACACTGATTCTGATGTTGAGTGACTCGGCTGCGGTTGACGAGATGTTGCGTCGCCTTGAACCATTGTTACAGCCAGGACAACTGGTCATCGATATGGGCAGCTCTGATCCGCTGCACTCCAAAGCGCACGCAACAAGGCTGGCCGAACGAGGAATTGGCTGGGTCGATGCGCCGGTATCAGGTGGACCTGAAGGGGCAGCAGCGGGAACGTTGGCGATTATGGTTGGCGGGACGACCGAGCATGTCAACCGTGCTCAGCCGATATTACGAGCACTGGGGCGGCCAACGCATGTTGGCCCACCGGGCGCCGGTCATACTGCGAAAGTGATTAATCAACTGATCGTTGGACTGACCATTCAAGCTGTCGCCGAAGCGATCGTACTGGCCGAAGCCTACGGAGTCGATCCGGCACTCTTGCGCGTGGCGTTAGCTGGCGGTTTTGCCGACTCGAAGATACTGCAAATTCATGGAGCACGGATGGCGGAACGGCGCTATGTTCCGGGTGGCAAGGTCACGACACAGCTCAAAGATTTGCGGCTGGCAGCAACAATGGCGCAGGCCGCAGGGGTTGAGTTACCGCACCTGGCCGACACCATTGCCCGTTACGAACTTCTAGTCGAACGCGGTCTCGGTGAACTGGATCACTCGGCATTGCACATATTGTTAACGGGTGAGTAG
- a CDS encoding NAD(P)H-dependent oxidoreductase, with protein sequence MNDLLSLLARRVAEGRPLRVGLIGAGKFGTMFLAQARRVSGLHVLGVADLSPERARIALERAGWPAEQYAATSLADALRHGTTHVGDDAAALIAADGLEVIVEATGAPAAGVAHCLLAIEHHRHVVMVNVEADALLGPLLARRAAEAGVIYSLAYGDQPALIAEQVEWARACGFEVICAGKGTRYLPHYHQSTPDTVWQYYGLSAEQAAAGGMNPQMFNSFLDGTKSAIEMAAVANACLLHPQPHGLAFPPCGVDDLPHVLRPQTVGGQLTHAGTVEVVSSLERDGRPVFRDLRWGVYVVFAAPNDYVRRCFAEYGLVTDASGVYSALYRPSHLIGLELPISVLRVGLRQEPTGYPRAFLGDVVSVAKRDLAEGETLDGEGGYTVYGKLMPAADSVAMGALPIGLAHNIRTLRPIPAGTVVRWDDVDYETNHPTVRLRRFMERTMTGSHKP encoded by the coding sequence ATGAATGACCTGCTCTCGCTACTGGCTCGCCGGGTTGCTGAGGGCCGACCGTTACGAGTGGGGCTGATTGGCGCCGGGAAATTTGGGACAATGTTTCTGGCGCAGGCGCGTCGGGTAAGTGGTCTCCATGTTCTTGGTGTGGCCGATCTGTCTCCTGAACGAGCACGGATTGCATTAGAGCGTGCTGGTTGGCCTGCTGAACAATACGCAGCTACCTCGCTGGCCGATGCCTTACGGCATGGAACAACTCACGTTGGCGACGACGCGGCAGCTCTTATTGCCGCGGATGGCCTTGAAGTGATTGTTGAGGCAACTGGTGCACCTGCCGCCGGAGTCGCGCATTGTCTGCTGGCAATTGAGCACCACCGTCACGTGGTCATGGTTAACGTCGAGGCTGATGCCCTGCTCGGTCCCCTGCTCGCCCGGCGGGCCGCTGAGGCAGGTGTCATTTACTCACTAGCGTATGGTGATCAGCCAGCTCTGATCGCCGAGCAAGTAGAATGGGCGCGGGCTTGTGGTTTCGAGGTCATTTGTGCTGGCAAGGGTACCCGCTACTTACCGCATTATCATCAGAGCACCCCGGATACCGTCTGGCAGTATTACGGGCTAAGCGCCGAGCAGGCAGCGGCGGGTGGCATGAATCCGCAGATGTTCAATTCTTTTCTTGACGGAACCAAATCGGCTATTGAGATGGCAGCAGTTGCTAATGCCTGTCTGTTGCACCCGCAACCTCATGGGCTAGCATTTCCACCCTGCGGAGTTGACGATCTCCCTCATGTGTTACGGCCTCAAACAGTTGGTGGGCAACTAACGCATGCCGGTACCGTTGAGGTCGTTTCGTCGCTTGAACGTGATGGACGGCCGGTATTCCGCGATCTACGGTGGGGTGTCTACGTGGTCTTCGCGGCTCCCAACGACTATGTGCGACGCTGTTTTGCTGAATACGGCCTGGTGACCGATGCCAGTGGGGTTTACAGTGCGCTGTATCGTCCTTCCCACCTGATCGGACTGGAATTGCCGATTTCAGTGTTACGAGTAGGTTTACGTCAGGAACCAACCGGTTATCCCCGCGCATTTCTCGGTGATGTCGTGTCAGTTGCCAAACGCGATCTGGCTGAAGGGGAGACACTTGACGGTGAAGGGGGGTATACCGTTTACGGGAAACTTATGCCGGCAGCCGATTCGGTGGCTATGGGGGCATTGCCGATTGGGTTGGCCCACAATATCCGTACCTTGCGCCCGATCCCGGCAGGTACTGTCGTGCGCTGGGACGATGTTGACTACGAAACCAACCATCCGACTGTTCGTCTGCGCCGATTCATGGAACGCACGATGACCGGGAGTCACAAACCTTGA
- a CDS encoding DUF58 domain-containing protein, with protein sequence MWFATIFRRKSSTPPPLFDEAFLRRLERLSLQAQRTLRGTPIIGRYPGRQPMPATIFNDHRPYVPGDDPRYLDWNVYARQEQLLVRLGETEQDVAVSVILDTSRSMAMGEPDRLRLAIQLSGAIGYLALAHGDRVSVLAGDRPSLVFGPARGKMQAVKLFTALREVTPTLRTDLVQAAQQIAQRSSRGGLVLFLSDLLTAMPMEQLAQILPAPRWQVMVLHLLSRTETAPNLQGPLELVDSETGERMEADLDAETLAAYRTAVQNWRSAIARHCSAYGISYASIMTDWVIERQIIPFLRVRRFLT encoded by the coding sequence ATGTGGTTCGCAACTATTTTTCGCCGTAAATCGAGTACACCGCCGCCATTGTTCGACGAAGCGTTTCTGCGTCGGCTAGAGCGACTAAGCCTGCAAGCGCAACGTACTCTACGCGGCACACCAATTATCGGGCGTTATCCTGGGCGGCAACCAATGCCGGCAACGATTTTTAATGATCATCGCCCGTATGTTCCTGGTGATGATCCACGCTATCTCGACTGGAATGTCTATGCCCGGCAAGAGCAGCTTTTGGTGCGTCTGGGTGAAACCGAGCAGGACGTGGCGGTTAGTGTAATTCTTGACACTTCGCGGAGTATGGCGATGGGCGAACCGGATCGGTTGCGGCTGGCAATCCAGCTTAGCGGGGCAATCGGTTATCTGGCATTGGCCCACGGTGATCGGGTAAGTGTGCTGGCCGGTGATCGGCCATCCCTCGTCTTTGGCCCGGCGCGCGGCAAGATGCAGGCGGTTAAACTATTCACGGCGTTACGTGAAGTAACTCCGACCCTACGCACCGATCTGGTGCAGGCAGCCCAACAGATAGCGCAACGCAGCTCGCGGGGTGGTCTGGTGTTGTTCCTTTCCGATCTGCTCACAGCGATGCCGATGGAACAACTTGCCCAGATCCTACCGGCGCCGCGTTGGCAGGTGATGGTGTTGCATCTCCTAAGTAGAACGGAGACGGCGCCGAATCTGCAAGGGCCGCTGGAACTAGTTGATAGCGAAACCGGCGAACGGATGGAGGCCGATCTTGATGCCGAGACGCTGGCAGCCTATCGCACCGCAGTTCAGAACTGGCGATCGGCAATTGCTCGCCACTGCTCAGCATACGGGATAAGTTACGCATCCATTATGACCGATTGGGTGATTGAACGTCAGATTATTCCGTTTCTACGGGTTCGTCGTTTTCTAACGTAA
- a CDS encoding VWA domain-containing protein — protein sequence MTLLAPLALLSLLTLPIIVVLHMIQSRRRRVEVPSLLLWRQIPLQATARRRRRLRLTLLLLLHLLVASLIGVALAQPEITLPWTSARTRAIIIDTSTSMALVEGGSSRLERARQRAAVLIGEMRGADQVALIGAGPQPRLIDRGHVADSARLLGTLTALDVEGSGSDLVSAFTIAETLLLDQPGAEIFVLTDGALSPPNVSNIRFPIHIEVIGTEQPNRAVATLAARTDAAQAIHIYARLVNAGNRLFRGPVQLWLDDQLQLTEQVSMQAGAVLELSWTLRGPSQQVRLELDGADGLPLDDTATVVVNNRRPIRVLLVADDSPALMRALQAMPEVEVTTVSPTDYVLEQSATVEVTILVDTLPARWPAGGVLVINPPAGSLLDVRGTTAAVPTITLTPAGETLLRDINLSGIDWGSITIIEPPDWLTPLAFSGTQPLILRGRVERSDITVWNVDLTDHPLTRRLAFPLLVARTMRSLAPPPLPAAVTAGETLLYQADLRTTQLEIIAPNGIRDVVEVQPALPVAITLTQTGLYRIREWANEQTIHEAHLPVNASTLAEADPTPRMSSTTISPPVTSTQTEPIATPQPLWSWLMMIAILILVIEWLYIQRQSVQEVR from the coding sequence ATGACACTGCTCGCTCCGCTAGCTCTGCTGTCACTCCTCACGCTACCAATCATCGTTGTCTTGCATATGATACAGTCGCGCCGTCGGCGCGTAGAGGTACCATCTCTACTCCTCTGGCGGCAAATTCCGTTACAGGCTACTGCACGCCGCCGACGGCGTCTTCGGCTAACGTTGCTCTTGTTACTGCATTTATTAGTTGCGTCGCTTATTGGCGTTGCATTAGCACAGCCTGAGATCACCTTGCCATGGACGAGTGCACGCACGCGGGCAATTATCATTGATACATCAACCAGTATGGCTCTGGTGGAAGGTGGCAGCAGCCGTCTCGAACGCGCCCGCCAGCGTGCAGCCGTCTTGATCGGAGAGATGCGTGGTGCCGATCAGGTGGCATTGATCGGTGCCGGCCCGCAACCACGATTGATCGACCGTGGCCACGTTGCCGATAGTGCACGGCTGCTAGGGACCCTGACCGCGCTCGATGTTGAAGGGAGCGGGAGTGATTTGGTTAGTGCGTTCACTATCGCTGAAACGTTGCTTCTTGACCAACCAGGGGCCGAGATTTTCGTACTTACTGACGGGGCATTATCTCCACCCAATGTCAGCAATATCCGCTTTCCTATACACATTGAAGTAATCGGCACTGAACAACCGAATCGGGCAGTAGCAACACTGGCTGCTCGAACAGATGCGGCTCAGGCCATTCATATCTATGCTCGGCTCGTCAATGCCGGTAATCGCCTCTTTAGGGGGCCGGTGCAGCTCTGGCTTGATGATCAACTGCAATTGACTGAGCAGGTCAGTATGCAAGCAGGTGCTGTACTCGAACTGAGCTGGACGCTTCGCGGGCCATCTCAGCAGGTTCGGTTAGAGCTTGACGGCGCCGATGGCTTACCGCTCGACGATACTGCTACCGTTGTGGTGAACAACCGGCGTCCTATTCGGGTGCTCCTGGTCGCTGATGATTCACCAGCGCTGATGCGGGCCTTGCAGGCAATGCCTGAGGTTGAGGTAACAACGGTTTCACCAACCGACTACGTTCTAGAACAATCGGCGACCGTCGAAGTCACCATCCTGGTAGATACATTACCGGCGCGCTGGCCAGCGGGTGGTGTGTTAGTTATTAATCCGCCTGCGGGATCTCTGCTCGATGTACGGGGGACAACAGCCGCTGTGCCGACGATTACACTCACTCCTGCCGGTGAAACGCTCTTGCGCGATATTAACCTGAGCGGTATTGATTGGGGTTCGATTACCATAATTGAACCGCCAGACTGGTTAACACCGCTGGCATTCAGTGGTACTCAACCCCTTATCCTGCGTGGTCGTGTTGAACGTAGTGACATTACCGTCTGGAACGTTGATCTGACCGATCATCCCCTTACCAGACGGCTGGCTTTTCCATTACTGGTAGCGCGGACTATGCGCAGTCTAGCGCCACCACCACTCCCTGCTGCGGTAACAGCAGGGGAGACACTGCTCTATCAGGCCGATCTGCGGACAACGCAATTAGAGATCATTGCTCCCAATGGCATACGTGACGTGGTTGAAGTACAACCGGCTTTACCCGTCGCCATCACTTTAACACAAACCGGTCTTTACCGCATTCGTGAATGGGCAAACGAACAGACTATCCACGAAGCACACCTGCCGGTCAACGCTAGCACTCTTGCCGAAGCCGACCCAACACCACGGATGTCGAGTACAACGATCAGCCCTCCAGTCACGTCGACGCAAACCGAACCGATAGCGACACCGCAACCGTTGTGGTCGTGGTTGATGATGATAGCAATTCTCATCCTGGTTATCGAATGGCTCTACATTCAGCGCCAATCAGTCCAGGAGGTACGATGA